Below is a window of Camelina sativa cultivar DH55 chromosome 11, Cs, whole genome shotgun sequence DNA.
TTAATTCATCCAACCAGTGCAATCCGTGAGACTGATTTTTTGCTAATAACAGTTGCTTCGCATGGATTGCATTAGTACCAAATCCTGTCTCGTGAGATTCCAAGGTGGCCTCTTTTCCTTGTAGTGATATGCATTTCCCAATCACCTTCAGGTGCAACTCAATCAACTTTGAATACAGATCTTGGTTTAATGAAGGGTTAGATAAGCATAATTGGCTCCCTAGTTCTTCAAGAACTTTCACTGCACCATCCAACCAAATAAATGAGAATTCAAACGGCACCTCGCTCATATCTGCGAATTCAGACAGTAGATCATTTGAAATGCCTGTGAGAATAGAGACAAATGTAGGTGAGAAGGTAATGCCATCAATCTGCAGATTTAGCCTTAGGATAGCAGCAGAAGCAATTAACAGATGCCTGAGTGCCAATACTTTTTCCGAAGTATCACCCTTTATCATGCTctcaataattttctttttcacatcAGTAGTCTCTACCACGTCACCACACATACCAATTGAACCCTCGGTCCCATCAAACAAGCTGGTCCAGTTAATATTGGTTTGGATTTCCCGCAGCCAATCACCACTGAAAAACAGACACTGTgcaaaaacctcaaaaaaatTGCTAAGCACACGGATAATGCGGGAAAGCTTCGAGAATTGTTCTGATTTCCATTTCAGTTTTGTGTTTTGATGATTCTTATCCATATCTCTGTGACCCACTGCAGATGCTAATCCCCACAACAATCcactaaaagaagaaaatataggTGTTAACTTGTTCAGTATCAGCGTCTCACATTCAAAGGCAGTTTCCTCATCCCTAAAGGTAACCTTCAAAGCATTTAGTAAAGTTTCTGCCTGTTCTGTCAAACTCTCAAATATAAGGTCCCCTTGTCCAGCTCCGTCCAAAAGTTCTGATGAAATGAGTTGTTTATCAGACAACGGTAGTGCCTTGCTGAATTGATATTTACTTACGGTTAGAAACGTATATGATGTGTGATCCATCAAAGAAAAGAGAGCGTCCCTTGCTTTTCCTGTAAAATCATTCCTAAATCTCACTTGACAAGTTACCACAGCTTGTGCTGATTTGAAAAGCCAAGAAGCCAACAACGAACTATTTGATAAAGGTAACTTGGAAGCTCCTAGCACCTTGTCGCAAGAAACCATAACAATacttttcaaagtttttctGCAAGTGATGAACAGGCTGAAAAGGTTTTGCATATCACCCGGAGACAGCTTGTTCAAACATCTCAACATGCTGAAAACTATAAACCTACAAGAGATATTTGCCAATGAAATTTAGGGTAAGCAACACGACTTACTGCAGTAAACGTACAGAAAAAGCATATGCTATATACTAATAGTTACCTCTCAAGGTCGAGAACATAACTTGCATGAAGTTGGAATGATTTCTTATTCATATACTCCTTGGGCATCCCACATAAAAGATTTAGCAAATTTTGACAAGCTGTGAACTTCGGATTGTCCACCTGTGACACATGTGCTTCTAGAAAGGCTTCTGATTGAAGCTTTCCCGGTAAATTGGCAATTGCCTTTTCAAGCAAGATTAACACCTCCGACCAATCTGACGGTGAATCAAAGTTAACTTCTTCAGTAAATTCCATGAAAAAAACTTCTGCTGTCGTTTTCAGTACGTGAGAGAAACTCGGCGCCAGATATCTGCGAACAAACTAATCgaaaaactcaaataaatatCTGGATATAAGCTCTTAAAGATCCGAAGTAAAAATTGAAAAGGATAATTTTGCACCAAAGAAAGATGACTTACTTCATGCTCATAAAGTACTGAATCAAAAAGAAGTCTTAACGAGAACTGTTCCAACCgtaatttcttcttttgactGCCGTTGTCTACATTATTCTCCCAGTCAGGAGTAGACATACCCACTCCGTTCAATATTGACGGAACAGAACTACCTATTAGCTGAGACAGaaaattcttcaatttcttttttcctgCATGGGGGCACCAAAGATCAATATGCTGGCTAAGAAGCCACAAACGCAAAGCAGGCAAACACTTTCGGTTGATGCCAGAAAACCTGAGAATCCGCTGATCAGTGTCTTCTATCATTTCAAAAGTTCCAACATCAGCAAATCCTGATATGATGTTGTTACCCAAAAGGAAATCAGTAAGCTCTTCTCCTTCAAGCTTAAGAACTGATACATGCTTGAGCATTGTACCATGTACCTGATTATCACTTATCTGTGACACATAATCAAGTGATTTGATGTGCCTGTTCAAATCAACAAGTCTCTGAAGAGTGACTCtatacaataaatatatcaGCAAACAGCAATCTGCACTGTCACCCTTCAGGTAAATAGCGGAAATGTGTTTAATGATGTCGACAATGGAAGCTGAAGGTTGAGAGATCAATGAAAAATAGCCCTCATAATTCCAGCTTTTCTCTTTTATCCAATCACTTCCGCAACGAGCTGCAACAGAGTCGCCCTTAATACTAgccatatctttttgttttttgggagGCATAAGACTAGTCACCTGCCTATATAAGCTTCTGGAAGACATGTAAATACGCAagataaaaacaataaacaagcgCACAGACTTTCTGTAGGTCGCTCTCTTCCTTTTAGCCATTATAATGTCCAAACGCATTTCCGTGACAGCAGAAAAGAAATTTTCAATGCAATCTGAGTCTGAAGAAACCAGATGAGTTAAGGATGGACTGATGAGGTCCAGCAGATCTTTCATGGACTGGCCAACAGGGATACTATTACCTGTTGTAATAGTTAGTGAGTCGAGAATAAGTGAATATATATCAGACAAAGATACGGCCAAGAATGCTGCCACTGGTCCATCTTGTGCTCCAGCACTTGTTGAGCAACAAACTTCTTTTATCCACATCATGGTTTCTGATAAATCTGTTGCCAAGCTCGTGATACAACCACTTGCTTGGCCTTCTGGTATCACTTTAATAGCTCTATGTATCACAAGTCTTAAATCTTGAGATGTCAAGAGCTTTTCCACTGATTTTTCACTTCTTTCTAAAGGGAACACAGTTGCTAGAAGAAGCTCTCCAGCGTCGATCATCTTATCATTATCACCATCAGCAGGTGTTACAACAGGTATCACAAGCCTTACAGCTTTGCACAGGGAAACTACAGCAACACTTACCTACATCATCAGGGAAAAATTAGCATTCTTCAGAAGGAAAATAACAACATGACAACCACTCAAAGGGATAAATTTTTGACAAACCTGGCGTAGGTCACTATATAGATTTATCAGCTGACATCCAAGACCAAGTAACAATGACGTCAACGGGCAGTCGTCTTCTGAATTCTCTGGTGAAAAACTACTAAACTCCAggaaagagagaatgattagCCACAAAGTAACTAAATCACTCTCAATGACTTCGTATTCAATTTGTAACAGGTAGCCTATTGCAGTTACTAGCTCCTTGGCTAACAAAACATGCATCTCTGACGCATCATTATATGGATAATGAATTTTTAACTGAGAAGCAACTGAAACTATTGTTTCGAAGATCTTCttgaaaaaaacagagcaagctCCTCCAGATGCATCCTCTGTCTTCACATATATTCGCTCATGAGCAAAGTGGAACAGCAAACTATTAGCTGTTTTAATAACACAACATAAATCAGCCAATAGAGGAGCCATTTCAGAGAAAGATTGTTTATATTCATCGACCTTGAGTAATATAGGTCCCAAAAGATGCAGGAAGAAATCAAAAAGTGATTTCCGTGTCTCCAGGCGGAGGGCACTTGTGCAATGACTGACACTAGCTGTGTCTTGCAGCTTCCATGGCCTTTCTGCTTGTCCGGCAGTTGAGGCCGTTGTCGTCATGCCTTCCTGCAACTGATTTGAATCTCCTTGTTGTTTTATCACTCTGTTAATAAACAACCTAAACAATGACCCCATACAGTTCAGCTCCAACTCCTCCTTCATAAATAACATATTCTCGAACTTAACAAAGAAATGCCGATGATAGCTTTGCACCATATTTTTCGCTCCGCCCAGACCTAAGAACCCATCAATATGAGCTGAATGGAACAAAGCCAGAGATAATATTTCTTGAATCAACTTCAGCAAGGTTGTTTCCATATCCGCGTGCTTGTCCTCGCTGAGGTTTAATAGACCCAACACATCCAAGAATGGCTTAAAAAGCTTGTCCAGAAAATCACGAAACCCGTTCTTCCCGTTCCTCTTAGTATTTGGATGGGTCATCAAGAACTTAGAGAATGGCTCAAGAACCAAACAAGAGAGCTGAAGAAAATACCTATCACCAAGACTATCCTTCATATTCTCTGCAAGAACTTTACGCGTGAGCATCAGAACTGGTTCAACAGTTGGAATCCACAAGTCTAAATTGTCGCTGGACATGCTacttttggatgaaaacaacaAGCCTAGACAATAAACCACAGAGCTGTAAACTTTAAAACCTTCACCATTGCGGAAATCGACCTCCGAATATAAAGACCTGTTCAGTGCAGCTAAAACATTTTCCATGAAAACCCTAATAGCGTTTAAAAGGTTTCTTGGCAAACTAAAAGAGACGCCCAAGATTGATGACTGCTTCAAGCAGAAGCTGAAGATATCCCAACACCTGAAGTCCAAAGCTGGTTGAGAATCAAACTCACCCGTCAGggaatgatttttttctttagaaatcAACAGTGACATGATCCAGTCGATGAGAAACACAATCGGCCGCGATATATTAACCGCTTGACACTCTTCACCCTCGTCAGTTCCATTTTCTCCTCCATAACCTTTAACAAAACTGTAAGCCAATTCCACCTTCCTGCAAATCATCATATTCCTTTAAGTACATTTGCTTTGTCTCCCAATTCAATTAGAACAACAAAGctaaaaatttcacaaatgTTAAGCAgagtactaaaaaaaaatggtacttTTTTTGCAAATGTTATCCAAAGTCACAAACTTTAACGAAATTAAAGTAGCAACTTACTCTTGCTCGCTCAATTCTTTGCTCTGCAACGAAAGTATAAGCTCAAGGTTCTTCCATTGACGCTCTTCAGCAATAACCTCCGTAACCGTTTCGGTTTGGTCACACGGTTTAGTTTCTACTACTAACTCAACCGGAGAATCATCAACTTGATGGGTTTTGGTTTTACggttcttcttcgtcttcttcgagGGTTTAGATTGCTTCGGACTCGTACCTTTCCTTTTCATCTTCCAAGGTCCGTCTAGTGAATTGGgttagaggagaagaagaagaagaagaagaagagtgatttGATTATATAAGGTGGCAATTAAAAGGAGAGTGTATGAGAGACACCTTAAACCCTACCGGTGACCGACAAACAAATCGACGGCGACGGATACTAAAACCTTCGAAAGTTCCGAcctttgattgttaattttttcgCCCTACCTTCCGAAATATTTGTCATTCGGTTCGGTTAGTTCGGTTAGTTAGATTTTTGGCCGAATTAAACCGaagttactaaaaaaaattggattaatCGGTTTGTTCAGTGAATTTTGGTTAATTCGGTTTTGTATTTCTAAATTGATTAAACCAAAggttttctgttttaaaaagtAACCAAAAGATTACTAGTGGGGTGtggtttctttttaaaagtaaacttaAAAGATTGTCTTTTCAATAGTCAACTCTAAAGTCATCATAACTAAGAAGACTTTAAATTAACATGATAAAATTGTGTGATCAACTTGAATCTAATTATAGTACTAGGGTGTTTAGATAATTAAATTCGCGAGACTTTTCGTAAGAAACACTTCTTAGGCTTAATTATAGTAACATTTTGACCCCCAAAAAAAGGAATTATTACAATGACCtctataaaaggaaaatgtGTGTTATCATCCAtctacaaattataaaattggtTGAGTGTTAACAATGGAGATGGTTAATCATATTATCGTTTAGGGCCACTCACATGTTATCTATTTTCTATAATCTCTTTTCTTCCATTGATGTTTCTATCAGTGTAATATCATCTGGGCCATCTCTAAATATAAAGAACTACAGTTACATCATCACTGAGACAAATCGATAATGAAAAGTCGTACGTCTATCAAAGTTtatggttacaacttacaagttacaacaagttgacaaaaagaaggGGCTAATGGCCAACTCATTCAAAACAGatctgtttttattattttaccgAACATAAAACAGGGgatgttatatttaatttgcatataGTAGAATAAACATATTGTATGTTGAGTATACGGTATAACCTTCTTAATACGGCATTTTAGTAACCCTTTATGATAATTTACCAATTAGCTAACTCAAtatgtcattttcttttatattcttaaacgattataatatatatatatatatatatatcttacttactctttttgcaaaataaacttttatataCATTGTACATACACTACAATTAATATTGAGAGATATAGATGAATGAATGTATGGTTAGGTTTCATTCGCATTTGGTGGAATCTGGCATATCTTAACCAAACTTTTTGCATGGGCTTGTTTAGTTTGAGAGATTTTGTCTTGGCACTTTTTTAGTCAAGAGAAGAGTTTGTAGTTATTTGAGTTTCATAACGTACtgcttatttattttgtatttttaaatatttgtatttttttttcttctgaatttgtgtttaatatttattggcaaaaaatacatattgtttattgtttacaaacaatTTAATCCAAAcctaaatattttagaataatttacatattctCCTCCATTTGTTAGAAGTTAATCATTGCTGATGTATATGTTTGAAACATATATTACGT
It encodes the following:
- the LOC104721844 gene encoding uncharacterized protein LOC104721844 translates to MKRKGTSPKQSKPSKKTKKNRKTKTHQVDDSPVELVVETKPCDQTETVTEVIAEERQWKNLELILSLQSKELSEQEKVELAYSFVKGYGGENGTDEGEECQAVNISRPIVFLIDWIMSLLISKEKNHSLTGEFDSQPALDFRCWDIFSFCLKQSSILGVSFSLPRNLLNAIRVFMENVLAALNRSLYSEVDFRNGEGFKVYSSVVYCLGLLFSSKSSMSSDNLDLWIPTVEPVLMLTRKVLAENMKDSLGDRYFLQLSCLVLEPFSKFLMTHPNTKRNGKNGFRDFLDKLFKPFLDVLGLLNLSEDKHADMETTLLKLIQEILSLALFHSAHIDGFLGLGGAKNMVQSYHRHFFVKFENMLFMKEELELNCMGSLFRLFINRVIKQQGDSNQLQEGMTTTASTAGQAERPWKLQDTASVSHCTSALRLETRKSLFDFFLHLLGPILLKVDEYKQSFSEMAPLLADLCCVIKTANSLLFHFAHERIYVKTEDASGGACSVFFKKIFETIVSVASQLKIHYPYNDASEMHVLLAKELVTAIGYLLQIEYEVIESDLVTLWLIILSFLEFSSFSPENSEDDCPLTSLLLGLGCQLINLYSDLRQVSVAVVSLCKAVRLVIPVVTPADGDNDKMIDAGELLLATVFPLERSEKSVEKLLTSQDLRLVIHRAIKVIPEGQASGCITSLATDLSETMMWIKEVCCSTSAGAQDGPVAAFLAVSLSDIYSLILDSLTITTGNSIPVGQSMKDLLDLISPSLTHLVSSDSDCIENFFSAVTEMRLDIIMAKRKRATYRKSVRLFIVFILRIYMSSRSLYRQVTSLMPPKKQKDMASIKGDSVAARCGSDWIKEKSWNYEGYFSLISQPSASIVDIIKHISAIYLKGDSADCCLLIYLLYRVTLQRLVDLNRHIKSLDYVSQISDNQVHGTMLKHVSVLKLEGEELTDFLLGNNIISGFADVGTFEMIEDTDQRILRFSGINRKCLPALRLWLLSQHIDLWCPHAGKKKLKNFLSQLIGSSVPSILNGVGMSTPDWENNVDNGSQKKKLRLEQFSLRLLFDSVLYEHEFVRRYLAPSFSHVLKTTAEVFFMEFTEEVNFDSPSDWSEVLILLEKAIANLPGKLQSEAFLEAHVSQVDNPKFTACQNLLNLLCGMPKEYMNKKSFQLHASYVLDLERFIVFSMLRCLNKLSPGDMQNLFSLFITCRKTLKSIVMVSCDKVLGASKLPLSNSSLLASWLFKSAQAVVTCQVRFRNDFTGKARDALFSLMDHTSYTFLTVSKYQFSKALPLSDKQLISSELLDGAGQGDLIFESLTEQAETLLNALKVTFRDEETAFECETLILNKLTPIFSSFSGLLWGLASAVGHRDMDKNHQNTKLKWKSEQFSKLSRIIRVLSNFFEVFAQCLFFSGDWLREIQTNINWTSLFDGTEGSIGMCGDVVETTDVKKKIIESMIKGDTSEKVLALRHLLIASAAILRLNLQIDGITFSPTFVSILTGISNDLLSEFADMSEVPFEFSFIWLDGAVKVLEELGSQLCLSNPSLNQDLYSKLIELHLKVIGKCISLQGKEATLESHETGFGTNAIHAKQLLLAKNQSHGLHWLDELKQRLRMSFIVFIHSSSELHLFSGVQAIERSLVGVWEVCPAIYCIQTGNRDGGRISETAAAGLDCLDLILEHATGRKRLNVVKRHIQGLISAVFGIMAHMQSPFIFFTNAVVGNEGANSPDAGSVILMCVEVLIRIAGKHALFQMDSSHISQSIHIPGAIFRDYLQIIPRVGFSVLDGNLLCQDDEQHDLLGSSKDLQVDQKFSMSLYAACCRLLYTAVKHHKSETEGSIATLQESVSALLYCLESAGNKLGNYDSWEVEEGIRCACFLRRIYEELRQQKEVFGQHCFKFLSSYIWVSSGYGPLKTGLKREVDEALRPGVYALIDSCSPNDLQYLHTVFGEGPCRNSLATLQQDYKLNFKYHGKV